DNA sequence from the Verrucomicrobiia bacterium genome:
CCGGCCATTTTTCACATTCTCTAACCAAACCAAGTGGCGACGAAGTCTGTCGCGCCCGGGTAAAATGGATAAAAATCTAAAACAGAGTCATGACGCAACCCAAAGCTGCAAAAGACGGAACACCATCCGTGGAGCCCAGACCTGGCCAGTGGCTCGAGTCCTGGGAGTTCGAGCATATTGTCCGGCTCACGCCGTTGGTTGCTATGGATTTAGTGGTCGTGCGATCCGATGGCTGCGTCCTGGTTGGACGGCGCGTCAATGAACCGGCCAGGGACACGTTCTTCGTGCCTGGCAGCCGGATAACAAAAAATGAAAGCCGTGCTGCGGCCTTCAGACGCATTACGCGCGAGGAACTCGGCGTCGAACTGCCGATCGAACAGGCCCGTTTCCTGGGCGTTTACGAGCACATGTATCCCGCAAACCGGTTCGAAAAACCCGGCTTCGGCACGCATTATATCGTGCTGGCCTACCAACTCTCTTTAGCCGTGGACTTGAGCGCGTTGCCCAAAGACCAACACGGAGAATATCGATGGATGACACCGCAGGAACTGCTGGCAACCCCGAAGGTGCACGCCAATACCAAGGCGTATTTTAGTTGAGCGTCTGTGCACGCTCTCACGCGCCGGGGCCCCACGCCCCTCGCCTGGTTCCAATCTCGGAATCGGGGGAGGACTAAGAGTAAGCGCAAGAGCAAGAGTAAGAAAAAGAGCGACTCGTGGGGTTGCTCTAGCTTAGCCAGAGATGGCGCGAGGGGCGGAGTCGAGCTTCGCCAGCAGCCGGCACAGGGACTCCAGCCGCGGAACGGCTACGCCGGCCTTTCGGGCTTGCTGCAAGGGCTCAAAAAACAGGCTCTCCAGCTCCATCGGTTGTCCGCGTTCGAAATCGAGCAGAGTCGAGGCCTTGTAAGCCCCCATCGCGCGTGTGCGCTCGATGTGTTTGTCGGGCATTGAATCGGGAATGTCGAAACCCAGAGCGCCTGCCGCGCGAATGATTTCGAACATCAACTCGCGAACCAGTGCCGTCCATCGCGGGTCCGCCAGCAGTTGGTCCGTCGAGACGGTTTTTGGCCTGGCCGCTGGAACAGTTGAGTTCCATTCGCCGCTCAGGATCGCCTCAAGTCCCGCTCCTCCGGCCACGCCCAACCCGTTGAAAGGGATGTTCCAGGTCAGTTTCTCCCAATGCGTCCGGGCGAGATTGTCGCTGAGAGCGCACTGAACGCCCGCAGCCTGAAACATCCTGGCAGCGTCCTGCGCGCGCTTTTGGGGTGGTCCCTGGAATTCGCCCAAAACGACCTGGCCATGAGCGATATGATGAATCAAGCCCGGTTCCAACCGGTTCAGGCAAACAAAACAAAGCCCACCGAGAATCTGCGCGGGTGGAAAGAATTGGGCGAGTTGCTCTTCGTTTCCCAATCCGTTTTGCAACGTCAGCACGGCTGTGTCCGGGCCCGCCAGCGGCGGCAGCAGCCGTCCGAACTGGTCGTTGGCCGTCGTCTTCAGCCCAATGAGGACCATGTCCCCCGGCCCAACCTCTTCGGGTTCCTTCGCGCAGTGGGGCCGCACGCGAAAATCGCCCTGCGGACTGCGAATGAAAACGCCCTGCCGCCGGACGACTTCATAGTCC
Encoded proteins:
- a CDS encoding 2-dehydropantoate 2-reductase; this translates as MKVAVVGCGAIGSFYGAKLAHAGHEVHFLLRSDYEVVRRQGVFIRSPQGDFRVRPHCAKEPEEVGPGDMVLIGLKTTANDQFGRLLPPLAGPDTAVLTLQNGLGNEEQLAQFFPPAQILGGLCFVCLNRLEPGLIHHIAHGQVVLGEFQGPPQKRAQDAARMFQAAGVQCALSDNLARTHWEKLTWNIPFNGLGVAGGAGLEAILSGEWNSTVPAARPKTVSTDQLLADPRWTALVRELMFEIIRAAGALGFDIPDSMPDKHIERTRAMGAYKASTLLDFERGQPMELESLFFEPLQQARKAGVAVPRLESLCRLLAKLDSAPRAISG
- a CDS encoding GDP-mannose mannosyl hydrolase, which produces MTQPKAAKDGTPSVEPRPGQWLESWEFEHIVRLTPLVAMDLVVVRSDGCVLVGRRVNEPARDTFFVPGSRITKNESRAAAFRRITREELGVELPIEQARFLGVYEHMYPANRFEKPGFGTHYIVLAYQLSLAVDLSALPKDQHGEYRWMTPQELLATPKVHANTKAYFS